The DNA region GCTCCCTGGTCCAACGCCACCCCGACCCCGCCGACCGCCGCTTCCGCCGCATCCAGCGCACCCCCGAAGGCGAAGCCGTCAACACCGCCTTCGAAGACTCCTTCGCCTTCCCCCGCCACGCGGTCGCCAACCTCACGCCAGACGAACAGCAGCAACTGGCCGACCTACTCCGCAAAGCCCTCACCCCACCCCCGGCTTAGCCGGTCACGGCCGGCGCCGAACCAGGTCGACAGAGTTGCTCGGGGCCACCGCCAGGGTGTGGCGTGGTCAGCGCGCCCCGGGTGCCACCGCGGCGGGGGTACCGAGGCCGTGGAGCAGAACCGTGGTGATGAAGTCGGGGGCTTGACGGGTGCCCATATGGCCTTCGAGGGTGAGTTCCCACGCGGTCTCGGCCAGCCCGCAGAAGGTCGAGGCCAGCCAGGTGGGGGGCATGTCGGTGCGCAATACGCCCGCGTGCTGCCCGGCGGCCAGCAGTGCGACGGTGCGGGCGAAGATATCCTCGGCGCGTTCGGTCGCCTCGGGCGCGCCCAGCACGTCGGTTTCGACGTAGACCAAGTTCCACAGTTGCGCGAAGGGCCGGTACTCGGCGACGAGCCCGGCCAGGATCTGGTCCGTGAAGCCGGTGACCGTTTCGGCGCGGGTCAGAGCCCGGTCACAGTCGTCGAGGATCTTGGCGGCCATGGCCTGCACGAGTAGCTGGCGGGTGGGGAACATGCGGGTCAGCGTGGCGCGGCTGATACCCGCGCGGGTGGCGATGACCTGCATCGACGCTCCGCGGTCCTTGGCCAGGACCGGGATCGCCGAATCCAGCACCTGCGCCGCATCGGTACGCATCTTTACGCGAACTCCATAGGTCTCATTTGACACATCACTGTCTCAATATATTCTATGCCGTATCAATGATTCATTCTACGAGGTCGCACGACCGGGCCCTCGCGGGCGACGTCTGTGACAGATTGGGGTTTGGTGGCCATGACGATGCATCGTCGCCGGTTCCTACAGACCACCGGCCTGTCCGCCTTGGCTCTGCTGGCCCTGTCGGCCTGCAATGACGAACCCGGCACCGTCCCGCCGGGCGAGCGGCGGCGGGTGATCGTCGTCGGCGCCGGGATCGCCGGACTGGCCGCAGCCCGCACCCTGGCCGACCGTGGGCAGGACGTGGTGGTGCTCGAAGCTCGCGACCGGATCGGCGGCCGGATCTGGACCAGCCGTCAATGGTCGGATGTCCCTGTCGATCTCGGCGCGTCCTGGATCCACGGCGTCGACGGCAACCCCATCGCCGATCTGGCCCGCAAGGCCGGCGCGCGCATGGTGTCGACCAGCTACAGCAGTGGCACCGAATACCGCACCGACGGCAAGGAAGTCGACAAGGCCACCGCCGCGGCGATCGAGCACTGGCGCACCCAGATCTCCGAAGCCCTCACCGACACCCAGGACGACGACGAGGCTGGGGATGCGTCGCTGCGAGCCGTGGCCGAGCGCGCGGTGAACTGGCCGGCACTGTCGGCGCCGGACAAGGCGCTGGTCTCCTCGGTGCTCAACGACTACGAACACGAATACTCCGGCAGCGTCGATGACCTGTCGAGCCGGTACTTCGACGACGACGACAAGATCAAAGGCAAGGACGTCATGTTCCCCGCCGGCTACGGCGCGATCACCGACTACCTCGCCAAGGGGCTGACCGTCCACACCGGCGCGGTCGTCACTCGAATCGACTGGAACGAGAACGGTGTCACGGTCACCACGGATGCCGGCACCTTCGACGGCGACCATGTCGTGGTCACCCTGCCGCTGGGCGTGCTGCAAAGCGGCGCAATCGCATTCGGTCCCGGCCTGCCCGCCGACAAGACCACCGCGATCGGCAAACTGGGCATGGGTGTGCTCGACAAGTGCTACCTGCGGTTCCCCACCAAGTTCTGGCCCGACACCGACTGGCTGACCTACGTGCCCAGCCAGGACAAGGCCGGACAGTGGGGGCAGTGGATCAACTACGCCGGCGCCGCCGGCCAGCCGATCCTGCTGGGCTTCAACGCCGCCGACTTCGGCCGCACCAGCGAAACCTGGTCCGACACCGACCTCGTCGCCAGCGCCATGGCAACCCTGCGCACCATCTACGGCCCCGGCATCCCCGCACCCATCGACCACCAGATCACCCGCTGGTCGTCGGACCCCTACGCACACGGCTCCTACTCGTTCAACACGGTCGGCTCCACCCCCGACATGCGCGACCACCTCGCTGCCGACATCGACGACCGCGTCCACTTCGCCGGCGAAGCCACCAGTCGCAAATCCTTCGGCACCGTCCACGGCGCCTACGACTCCGGGTTGCGCGCCGCCAAGGAAATCACCGGCTAGCCCGGGCCCCAAAGCGGTTGTCGGGTACGGCAAGAGCGCGCGATCAACCACTGACGTCGATAAAGCCAGACTCCAACCCTCACCGCCACACCGGTGCCGGGGCGATGGGTTGTGCCCGTCGCCCGGCACAGGCGGCCGGGGCGAGAGCCCGCGTAGCGATGACGAAAACCGTTCCACCCCGAGCGGTTCGCACGGACCGCGAGCCCCTGCGGATAGATTTCCGAGAAAGAACACCTGATGAATCCGAAGAACCTCCACTCCGCCCTCGCGCTCACCCTCGCCGCAGCCGCAATCACCGCCGGTACCACCGCAACCGCCTGCGCCCAGGATCACGCCGACGCTCCGCAGCAGGACATCGCGATCAACAATGTGTCCGCGGGCATCGGGTACAACGCCACCCTTGTCGATCGCTCGATCGTGTTGCGCACCGACGCGGGCCGGTTGCGCACCCATGGCGACCGGTTCGAAATCCTCGATGACACCGGCAATCTCGCGTTCGGTATGCCACTGACCTACCAACTCGACAACAAGACCTGGCCGATCGCCGCCAGAATCGACTCCGATGCCCGCACCGTCACCCTCACTCCTGTCACGAACCCCGCCACAGCCATCGCCGGGCTGGGCCCGCAGCTGACGCCGATCGCTACGCAGGACGAGCTCAACGCGGCACTCAGTGTGGCCGGAACCCAG from Nocardia tengchongensis includes:
- a CDS encoding NAD(P)/FAD-dependent oxidoreductase encodes the protein MTMHRRRFLQTTGLSALALLALSACNDEPGTVPPGERRRVIVVGAGIAGLAAARTLADRGQDVVVLEARDRIGGRIWTSRQWSDVPVDLGASWIHGVDGNPIADLARKAGARMVSTSYSSGTEYRTDGKEVDKATAAAIEHWRTQISEALTDTQDDDEAGDASLRAVAERAVNWPALSAPDKALVSSVLNDYEHEYSGSVDDLSSRYFDDDDKIKGKDVMFPAGYGAITDYLAKGLTVHTGAVVTRIDWNENGVTVTTDAGTFDGDHVVVTLPLGVLQSGAIAFGPGLPADKTTAIGKLGMGVLDKCYLRFPTKFWPDTDWLTYVPSQDKAGQWGQWINYAGAAGQPILLGFNAADFGRTSETWSDTDLVASAMATLRTIYGPGIPAPIDHQITRWSSDPYAHGSYSFNTVGSTPDMRDHLAADIDDRVHFAGEATSRKSFGTVHGAYDSGLRAAKEITG
- a CDS encoding TetR/AcrR family transcriptional regulator produces the protein MRTDAAQVLDSAIPVLAKDRGASMQVIATRAGISRATLTRMFPTRQLLVQAMAAKILDDCDRALTRAETVTGFTDQILAGLVAEYRPFAQLWNLVYVETDVLGAPEATERAEDIFARTVALLAAGQHAGVLRTDMPPTWLASTFCGLAETAWELTLEGHMGTRQAPDFITTVLLHGLGTPAAVAPGAR